TAAATGTGGAAGAATGCATGATGGTTGAGCCGACAGAAACAGAATCAAAAGAAACACTTGATGAGTTTGCAGATGCAATGATACAAATTGCCCAAGAAGCAGAAAAAGATCCAGAAATTGTTCAAGAAGCTCCGCATACGACTGTAATCAAGCGGCTCGATGAAACATTGGCAGCACGAAAACCCGTTTTAAAATATAAAAAACGGGCAGATTCAGAAAATAAAGTAAAGGCCTAATAAAAAGGCTGTTTATTTAACAGCCTCCAGATTGTAAAAACCCCTGCTTGTTGGTTAGGGGTTTTATTTTTTGATTTTACCTGTCCATTTCTTAAACCCTTTTTTTAAATGAAAAATATTATCCGTACCGCGTTGTTTCTTGATGATTCTTGCGGCCTGCCGGCTTCTTCCACCAGATTGACAATAGAGGTATACAGGCTGGTCTTGGCGTATTTCATTAATTCGTTGTTTTAACTGAGATAAAGGGATGTTTCTAGCACCAAGGATATGTCCTCCGTTAAACTCGCGTGGTTCGCGAACGTCAATTAATTGTGCTTTCCGATACCCTTTTTTAAACTCACTCTCGTTCAACTCTGTTAAAAATTTAGGATTTACAAAACGCCGGACAATCATAAAAACGAGAACGGCTGTTAATATTCCCCATAAAATCCATGTAATCATTATCAATTCCCACTCCTTTATTAGGCTACATGATGTATTATAATAATGATTCTATCACTAAGCAAAACCTTTTGATTGGAAACTTTTTAACAATCATCAAACTTTTGTTTTTTTAAAAGGTTTGGTAGACTATTTTTGCACTAAAAAAAAATTAATACAGCCTATCGCAATTCTCTATTAATGAGGCTTTTTCAAGCTGAGTGTTGTTCTGTTGGGGAAAGAACAGGAAGAAAGGTGGAGGTTAATGGATAAAGAAACATGGTATTTTATTGATTCGGGCAATTGTTCTCCTGCTTATAATATGGCGATGGATGAAATGCTGCTTCATTGGCACAGCAAGGGGGTGCTCCCGCCAATTGTTCGTTTTTACGGATGGAATCCAGCAACACTTTCTATTGGTTATTTTCAAAAAGTACATAAAGAAATAGACTTTGAGGCTGTAAACAAATATGGACTAGGATTTGTTAGACGGCCAACAGGTGGACGCGGGGTACTTCATGATCAAGAGTTAACATATAGTGTGATCGTTTCAGAAGAACACCCGCAAATGCCTGCTACAGTAACAGAAGCTTATCGAGTTATATCAGAAGGAATTTTACAAGGATTTCGGTATCTTGGACTGGATGCTTATTTCTCTGTTCCACGTACGAAAGAAGAAGAAAATCAATTGAAAAATCCCCGTTCTTCCGTATGTTTTGATGCACCCTCGTGGTACGAACTGGTTGTAGAAGGAAGAAAAATAGCAGGAAGTGCTCAAACAAGACAAAAAGGGGTTATTCTGCAGCACGGTTCGATTATTTTAGATATAGATGAGGATAAATTATTCAATCTTTTTAAATATCCAAGTGAACGGGTAAGAAAAAGAATGCAAAAAGCATTTAAAAATAAAGCTGTGGCGATCAATGAGCTGAAGAGTTCACCAGTTGAATTAAAAGATGTTTCTGAAGCATTCCATAAAGGTTTTGCTGATGGCTTGAATGTAGGTTGGGAGCCTTATCAATTAAATGATAGAGAAGAAAGAGAAGTATGGGAGCTTGCAAGGACCAAATATGAATTGGAAGAATGGAATTTCCGCCGTTAATGGAAAGAGCGGTTCCGCTATGACAAAGGAACCGCTTTATTGTTTGTCTTTTTAGTGAAACGGTAATAAATTAAGTAGAAACAATTCTAACCAGCATGTGTATGTTCTTTAAAAGCTTGCTGCAGCTTTCGGGTAATAGTCCCAGGCTGCAAAGATGTTTCAATCGAACCTTTTATATTTATTACCGGCATGATTTCAAGAGTGGTACTAGTCACAAAAATTTCATCAGCATTTATCGTTTCTTCAAGGGAAAAAG
This DNA window, taken from Alteribacillus bidgolensis, encodes the following:
- a CDS encoding rhodanese-like domain-containing protein, which encodes MITWILWGILTAVLVFMIVRRFVNPKFLTELNESEFKKGYRKAQLIDVREPREFNGGHILGARNIPLSQLKQRINEIRQDQPVYLYCQSGGRSRQAARIIKKQRGTDNIFHLKKGFKKWTGKIKK
- a CDS encoding lipoate--protein ligase family protein yields the protein MDKETWYFIDSGNCSPAYNMAMDEMLLHWHSKGVLPPIVRFYGWNPATLSIGYFQKVHKEIDFEAVNKYGLGFVRRPTGGRGVLHDQELTYSVIVSEEHPQMPATVTEAYRVISEGILQGFRYLGLDAYFSVPRTKEEENQLKNPRSSVCFDAPSWYELVVEGRKIAGSAQTRQKGVILQHGSIILDIDEDKLFNLFKYPSERVRKRMQKAFKNKAVAINELKSSPVELKDVSEAFHKGFADGLNVGWEPYQLNDREEREVWELARTKYELEEWNFRR